A genomic segment from Neobacillus sp. YX16 encodes:
- a CDS encoding SH3 domain-containing protein, whose product MIKRFILLVVCFTLVFAVFLPQEIGVAANGTVTIAESTVNIRNGPGLSYQLVKQVKKGEKFTIIKEKDDWIQIQLSTAKTGWVANWVITKSSNGTTTSSSSNSKNMSATANTNQLRVRSGPGTSFRITGYLNKGQAVSVLDENENWLKISASFGEGWVAREFMDLKSNSTNSKEDNNNNNNKSIDKGIVTDTLNIRDEPSTKGSIIGKLSKGTTVSIYSKKSNWLEIKYSGQSAWVSSEFVQIGTQSLPSKTTGIIGKVTASSLSVRDGSSLNSKIIGSVSKGQEFAILDEVNNWIQIEYKSGKTGWAAGWYFNKDKEKSSQIAKDSKVTILHNGTNIRKDPTVQSTVLQRVNEGESFHIISVENDWYEIKLSNDSNGYIAGWLVTTNGTGPGIDKQGAEGYLKYKTIVIDPGHGGVDNGATGSSGTLEKELTLRTAQLLSDKLKAAGANVFLTRSNDSYLPLPSRVRLASIHQADAFLSLHYDSNLDRSVRGMTGYYYHSYQKKLAEYVYNSTNSLTKLKSRGVRSGDYHVVRENQRQAVLMELGYLSNSAEEMTLTSGQFQENAATGIYNGLARYFKEN is encoded by the coding sequence ATGATAAAGAGATTTATACTGTTAGTAGTATGTTTCACATTAGTTTTTGCTGTATTCCTCCCGCAGGAGATAGGTGTGGCAGCAAACGGGACGGTCACCATTGCTGAGAGTACTGTTAACATCCGTAATGGTCCAGGCCTAAGCTATCAGCTGGTGAAGCAAGTAAAAAAGGGCGAAAAATTTACGATTATTAAAGAAAAAGATGATTGGATCCAAATTCAGCTTTCAACTGCGAAGACAGGCTGGGTTGCCAACTGGGTTATAACTAAATCCTCTAATGGAACAACCACTAGCAGCTCTAGTAATTCAAAAAATATGAGTGCTACAGCTAATACCAATCAATTACGAGTGCGCTCCGGCCCTGGAACCAGTTTCCGTATCACAGGCTATTTAAATAAAGGACAAGCTGTCAGCGTTCTTGATGAGAATGAAAACTGGTTAAAAATCTCTGCATCATTTGGTGAAGGCTGGGTTGCAAGAGAATTCATGGATTTAAAAAGTAATAGCACTAATTCTAAAGAAGATAATAATAATAATAATAATAAATCCATCGACAAAGGTATTGTTACAGATACATTGAATATTCGAGATGAGCCTTCTACCAAAGGAAGTATTATTGGCAAATTATCAAAGGGGACAACAGTTAGTATTTATTCAAAAAAGAGTAATTGGCTGGAAATTAAGTACTCTGGCCAAAGTGCATGGGTAAGTAGTGAATTTGTTCAAATAGGGACTCAAAGTCTGCCATCTAAAACTACTGGAATAATTGGGAAGGTAACAGCCAGCTCTCTTAGTGTCCGTGACGGATCTTCCTTAAATTCAAAGATTATTGGCTCCGTTTCAAAAGGACAAGAGTTTGCCATTCTTGATGAGGTAAATAATTGGATCCAAATCGAATATAAATCAGGAAAAACTGGCTGGGCAGCAGGATGGTATTTTAATAAAGATAAAGAAAAATCGAGCCAAATTGCCAAAGATAGCAAAGTAACAATCCTACATAATGGTACCAATATCAGAAAGGATCCCACCGTACAATCGACTGTTCTACAACGAGTTAATGAAGGTGAGTCCTTTCACATAATAAGTGTCGAAAATGATTGGTATGAAATTAAATTGTCGAATGATAGTAATGGATATATTGCCGGCTGGCTTGTGACTACCAATGGCACAGGTCCGGGTATTGATAAACAAGGGGCAGAAGGTTATCTAAAGTACAAAACCATTGTCATTGATCCCGGTCATGGCGGAGTTGACAATGGGGCAACAGGATCGAGTGGAACCCTTGAGAAAGAATTAACACTAAGGACTGCCCAACTTTTATCTGATAAGTTAAAAGCGGCTGGCGCAAATGTATTTCTTACAAGAAGTAACGATTCGTATCTTCCGCTGCCATCAAGGGTAAGACTCGCGAGTATCCATCAGGCAGATGCCTTTCTCAGCTTACATTATGATAGTAACCTGGATCGAAGCGTCCGGGGAATGACAGGCTACTACTATCATTCCTATCAAAAAAAACTCGCAGAATATGTTTATAACTCAACCAATTCGCTAACAAAATTAAAAAGCCGCGGGGTCCGCTCGGGTGATTATCATGTCGTTCGTGAAAATCAAAGACAAGCAGTCCTTATGGAGCTGGGGTACCTAAGTAATTCAGCAGAAGAAATGACGCTGACCTCTGGTCAATTCCAAGAAAATGCAGCCACCGGTATTTATAACGGATTAGCTAGATATTTTAAAGAAAATTAG
- the dtd gene encoding D-aminoacyl-tRNA deacylase encodes MRVVVQRSKNAKVTVDGEITGQISKGLVLLVGVTHQDKEEDAAFLAEKIVNLRIFEDDAGKMNLSLLEVGGEILSVSQFTLYGDCRKGRRPNFMEAARPEQAIQLYEVFNGLLREKGIKVETGIFGAMMDVELINDGPVTLIVESKG; translated from the coding sequence ATGCGAGTAGTGGTGCAGCGCAGTAAAAATGCAAAGGTAACTGTAGATGGAGAAATAACAGGTCAGATTTCTAAAGGACTTGTCCTCCTTGTAGGTGTCACACATCAAGATAAAGAGGAGGACGCTGCCTTCTTAGCGGAAAAAATCGTTAATCTACGGATTTTTGAAGATGACGCTGGAAAGATGAATTTATCTTTATTAGAAGTTGGCGGTGAAATCCTTTCTGTCTCTCAATTCACTTTGTATGGGGATTGCCGCAAAGGAAGACGACCTAATTTCATGGAAGCTGCAAGACCGGAACAGGCGATTCAGCTCTATGAAGTATTCAATGGTTTATTACGTGAAAAAGGTATCAAGGTTGAAACAGGAATCTTTGGAGCGATGATGGATGTTGAATTAATCAATGACGGCCCCGTTACACTAATTGTTGAGAGTAAAGGATAA